TAGATTAGAtagtactctctctgtttcataatgtaagtgtttgactattttgcttgtaatgtttaaccatttgtcttattcaaaattttttggaaatatcatttattttgcttgtgacttactttattagcaaaagaactttaagcatgagttattattttttatatttgtactaaatttttaaataagacaaatggtcaaacgttgtaaccaaaaagttaaacatcttacattaagaaacggaggtagtaccaCCTCCGTTGCatgttaagtttattttttagtttttagatataatgttttgaatcttcgtcttatttaaaaaatttttacgattaatatttttattgttaccaTATGgtaaacatgaataatactttatgcgtgactaatttttttgtttttttataaattttttaaataagatgaatggtcaaatgatTAGATacagaaatcaaaaaataaatatattatataaatcaaCCGATCAAATGTATCTAATGTCAATCAGAAGTCCAATTTACTATTGCGTACAAGAGAAAAGGTCGGATGCGATCCAAACACGGGCCTTTATATGACCAATCTGCTGTCCTCTCCAATAACAACCGTATCAAGTTGCACACCCAAATAGGAAAAgcacaaaaagaagaaaaaaaaaagcacaaaCGGAGATGCCATGCCGCAGGAGACAGCGCGACGCCTTATTACACCCGTGTGCCGCCACACGTGGCCCGTATGCGACATGCCCAAATCCTCGCGGAATCAGGCACCACGTCACGGGGCAAATCGGATGGCTCCATTTGTTGCCGCCGTTTGCCCGAGCGAAGAAGTCCGATTTGCCCGAGCGAAGAAGCGGCCACTCCCTCGCATCCCACCTGCCCTGCgtgcccgcgcgcgcggcccaAGCCCGTGCCGCCACCACTGCCACTGCGACGCGACGCCGATAAGGTCGGCACGCTCGAGCGTGACACCGACCGAAACCCCTATATAGGAGgcctcgccgccccggccggaAATATCTTGCGCGCGTGTGGGAGTAGCTCACTACGACACTACCCCCACACCCCCACCGACGAACGGGACACTTTGCGAGGAAAAAGCGAGCGCCTTTTTCCTATTCTGTTCCGCGCTCGCTGCCACGACCGCGCCCTGGAGTAAGAGAGATTGGCTGTGGTGTCAGTGATGGGAAGCGAGTGCAAGGTCCACCAGCTCCATGCcgccggcgacagcgacggcggcgggccggGGGCCGTCGCGCCGTTCGTGGCGAAGACGTTCCACATGGTGAGCGACCCGTCGACGAACGCCGTCGTGCGCTGGGGAGACGCCGGCAACACGTTCCTCGTGCTCGATCCCGCTGCCTTCTCCgacttcctcctcccctcctacTTCAAGCACCGCAACTTCGCCAGCTTCGTCCGGCAGCTCAACACCTACGTACGTATacacctccctcctctcctctgcttcTGCTAGAGCAGCTCTGCCGTGGGTGTAACTCTTGCGTCGCTGctgtgctctctctctctctctctcagggGTTCCGCAAGGTGGATCCGGACAGGTGGGAGTTCGCGCACGAGTCGTTCCTGCGGGGGCAGGCGCAGCTGCTGCCGCGGATCGTgcgcaagaagaagaaggcgtcGGGCAGGGAGCTGtgcgaggagggggaggaggtgcGTGGCACCATCGAGGCGGTGCAGCGGCTGCGGGACGAGCAGAGGGGcatggaggaggagctccAGGCCATGGACCAGAGGCTGCGCACCGCCGAG
This is a stretch of genomic DNA from Oryza brachyantha chromosome 1, ObraRS2, whole genome shotgun sequence. It encodes these proteins:
- the LOC102702893 gene encoding heat stress transcription factor C-1b, whose protein sequence is MGSECKVHQLHAAGDSDGGGPGAVAPFVAKTFHMVSDPSTNAVVRWGDAGNTFLVLDPAAFSDFLLPSYFKHRNFASFVRQLNTYGFRKVDPDRWEFAHESFLRGQAQLLPRIVRKKKKASGRELCEEGEEVRGTIEAVQRLRDEQRGMEEELQAMDQRLRTAESRPGQMMAFLSKLADDPGVVLRAMLAKKEELSAAGNDGPDPCKRRRIGADVGRGAVAAGGDAAELAQSRGAVPFPFSALGQVFY